In the genome of Desulfovibrio desulfuricans, one region contains:
- a CDS encoding translocation/assembly module TamB domain-containing protein has product MDQERKAAVPPSSARATAGADGAAPPRAGQPAPPNRGKKRGKGWLRLAGRVLGLCVLLCALALAGALAALRSEAVQAWLVDKINAVMQAAPGAGAPPQGIQARITHLSGPLPFGFALGVELYDAQGLWLRLPACSAHWDWQALPSTLRLSFVRIDNAQLLRLPLLPDAPPTEDAPPLTEASLRAQLGAALRGLASLPDWLPQLRLEEFALTNARLPQALLGQKDQPDQPEQHDQPDQPEHPEQQDQTRAGGDAAGQSKKAEPAADVVLSPAVARLDAGLKAAAGTAGAEADLNISLKGTDTTPLLLAGQAGSAVEASVRVSAVPSRQGGELALDMAAELACELRTAPSAPAPEGSEAAAALPAGDSKTVEAPLLATLLGQGAQAEIRLTARVTAPPAKGQALSARAAVESISLQAGLLRLAGHAGWTGGAADSWFAGPLDVDILASLGQGAADHSAAAPEGSAAPAGAGRMPENVQLPAKAQLRVTLKGPLQAPDAQISFDCPAWSVGGHSLADASLRLQSAPFNWRQVLSGGAAQPLQPLNTPAELAVSVQAAATVDKFSQSLGATLFARQVQDNGRSAVQAGLRDLQCAVLGIAAGGQLTATLPLPLALTATPRVDGKVDVRVADWKALAAMLPGARLDGDAALSLELRSQPAQQEPALQKATSPSSPPAYTQQAALRWRIPRMLYREDGSPALEVHGLEGEAVLTDVFGAGGLAGRLDLAGLRSGDKKLGAKVRAQGSIWGPLEANFETSGFAAARCTVRWQPGTLELRRLELDLPAQKLGLRAATAATVRYGAGELGLSGLDVVVKPSGRLRAQAVITPDKLDARLALEQLSLAPWRVLVPSLPAGAVEASARLTGSPFRPQGDLRLEVRNLALSGTALKPMNVTVTGKLEHDAAGGGALALRLVPDPATVAALGGTECRVEARVPLLFDASGLPRPHMQGALRAVVRWNGAIAPLWSLLPVADQRLAGRLALSLDVGGTLESPALKGFARLDEGRYENLLLGVLLTGINLRLDLDGGRNGAPGLARLNLAAADGQGGTARITGQARIDGSHLDFVADVNHLRPLRRRDVRVELSAHASVGGSAAAPEVRGTLTVNQGLVLLNNLDVASSITTLPISEAPPAWARGAAAVPPVPSASASTAPGGAKKPAAVVAQADQPAQEASATGGKPGLLDVRVVMPGRFVVEGFGLKSEWRADMHVGGTPAEPLVSGQLSAVKGSLDILGKNFKLARGAVTFGGGAVSNPLLDIMLTSQTPALTANISIVGTVRKMQLILSSDPEMPRDEILAQILFGKSASELGRLENLRLAAAVAQLAGFGTGNGGGGVLDSARQALGVDVLRLNSTASGAGQQGQGGENMAAGSAVEMGKYLTEDIYVGVQQGTRQGSTAFVIQLELTPRANLEVRTEQQSTKGGLTWKYSY; this is encoded by the coding sequence ATGGATCAGGAACGCAAGGCGGCAGTGCCGCCATCTTCCGCGCGGGCAACCGCAGGCGCTGACGGCGCTGCCCCCCCGCGAGCCGGTCAGCCCGCCCCGCCAAACCGTGGTAAAAAACGCGGCAAAGGCTGGCTGCGTCTTGCGGGCCGGGTGCTGGGGCTGTGCGTGCTGCTGTGCGCGCTGGCGCTTGCCGGGGCGCTGGCGGCGCTGCGCAGCGAGGCCGTGCAGGCGTGGCTGGTGGATAAAATCAACGCGGTCATGCAGGCCGCGCCCGGGGCGGGGGCTCCCCCGCAAGGCATACAGGCGCGCATCACGCATCTTTCTGGCCCGCTGCCCTTTGGCTTTGCGCTGGGCGTGGAGCTGTACGACGCCCAAGGCCTGTGGCTGCGTCTGCCCGCCTGCAGCGCCCATTGGGACTGGCAGGCCTTGCCCTCTACGTTGCGGCTGTCCTTTGTGCGCATAGACAACGCGCAGCTGCTGCGTTTGCCCCTGTTGCCGGATGCGCCGCCCACCGAGGACGCGCCGCCTCTGACCGAAGCCTCATTGCGCGCCCAGCTGGGCGCGGCCCTGCGCGGCCTTGCTTCGCTGCCGGATTGGCTGCCGCAATTGCGGCTGGAAGAATTTGCTCTGACCAATGCCCGGTTGCCGCAGGCCCTGCTAGGTCAAAAAGACCAGCCAGACCAGCCAGAGCAGCATGACCAGCCAGACCAGCCAGAGCATCCAGAGCAGCAAGACCAGACGCGGGCAGGTGGCGATGCCGCAGGCCAGAGCAAAAAGGCTGAACCCGCCGCTGATGTCGTGCTTAGCCCTGCTGTTGCCCGCCTTGACGCTGGCCTGAAGGCTGCCGCCGGAACTGCCGGGGCCGAGGCCGATCTGAATATCTCCTTAAAAGGAACGGACACTACGCCCTTGCTGCTGGCCGGGCAGGCAGGCTCGGCTGTTGAGGCCAGCGTGCGGGTCTCTGCGGTTCCGTCGCGTCAGGGAGGCGAGCTGGCCCTGGACATGGCGGCGGAGCTCGCCTGTGAACTGCGCACGGCTCCTTCCGCACCCGCGCCCGAGGGTTCCGAAGCCGCCGCAGCCCTGCCGGCGGGCGATTCCAAAACCGTGGAGGCCCCATTGCTGGCGACCTTGCTGGGGCAGGGAGCGCAGGCCGAGATTCGCCTGACGGCCCGAGTAACAGCTCCGCCCGCCAAGGGGCAGGCGCTCAGCGCCCGTGCGGCGGTGGAAAGCATTTCTTTGCAGGCGGGTTTGCTGCGCCTTGCCGGGCACGCGGGCTGGACGGGCGGCGCTGCCGATTCATGGTTTGCCGGGCCGCTGGATGTGGATATTCTGGCCAGCCTTGGGCAGGGAGCCGCAGACCATAGCGCCGCAGCGCCCGAAGGCTCTGCGGCTCCCGCAGGTGCGGGCCGCATGCCTGAAAATGTGCAGCTGCCAGCAAAAGCGCAGTTGCGTGTGACGCTCAAAGGCCCGCTGCAAGCGCCGGACGCGCAGATATCCTTTGATTGCCCGGCCTGGAGCGTGGGCGGGCACAGTCTTGCCGATGCCTCGCTCAGGCTGCAAAGCGCGCCGTTCAACTGGCGGCAGGTGCTCTCTGGCGGGGCTGCGCAACCGCTGCAGCCGTTAAACACGCCTGCGGAGCTTGCCGTCAGCGTGCAGGCCGCCGCCACGGTGGACAAATTTTCGCAGAGCCTTGGCGCTACGCTTTTTGCCCGGCAGGTTCAGGACAATGGCCGTAGCGCGGTGCAGGCTGGCCTGCGCGATCTGCAGTGCGCTGTGCTGGGGATTGCTGCAGGCGGGCAGCTAACGGCAACCCTGCCCCTGCCGCTTGCCCTGACGGCGACGCCGCGCGTGGATGGCAAGGTGGATGTGCGCGTGGCGGACTGGAAGGCCCTTGCCGCCATGCTGCCCGGCGCGCGGCTGGATGGCGATGCGGCCCTGTCCCTTGAACTGCGGTCGCAACCCGCGCAGCAGGAACCCGCGCTGCAAAAGGCAACCTCCCCGTCCTCGCCGCCGGCCTATACGCAGCAGGCGGCCTTGCGCTGGCGCATTCCACGCATGCTGTACAGGGAGGACGGTTCCCCTGCGTTGGAGGTTCACGGGCTGGAGGGCGAGGCGGTTTTGACCGACGTATTTGGAGCGGGGGGGCTGGCCGGGCGTCTGGATCTTGCCGGGTTGCGCAGCGGCGACAAAAAACTGGGAGCCAAGGTGCGCGCGCAGGGGTCCATATGGGGGCCGCTGGAGGCAAACTTTGAGACCAGCGGGTTTGCGGCGGCCCGTTGCACGGTGCGCTGGCAACCGGGCACGCTTGAGCTGCGGCGGCTTGAGCTTGACCTGCCTGCGCAAAAACTGGGCCTGCGCGCCGCAACGGCGGCCACTGTGCGCTATGGAGCAGGCGAGCTGGGCCTCAGCGGCCTGGATGTCGTTGTAAAGCCCTCCGGCAGGTTGCGGGCGCAGGCCGTCATCACCCCGGACAAGCTGGACGCGCGTCTTGCGCTGGAGCAACTTTCGCTCGCGCCGTGGCGGGTGCTGGTTCCCTCACTGCCAGCTGGCGCGGTGGAGGCCTCGGCACGGCTTACGGGCAGCCCCTTCCGGCCTCAGGGCGACCTGCGGCTCGAGGTGCGCAACCTGGCCCTGTCGGGGACAGCCCTCAAGCCCATGAACGTGACAGTGACCGGCAAGCTTGAGCACGACGCTGCGGGCGGCGGTGCGCTGGCCCTGCGTCTTGTGCCCGATCCGGCCACGGTGGCGGCGCTGGGCGGTACGGAGTGCCGGGTTGAGGCTCGCGTGCCTTTGCTTTTTGACGCCAGCGGTTTGCCGCGTCCACATATGCAGGGGGCGCTGCGGGCGGTTGTGCGCTGGAACGGAGCGATTGCCCCCTTGTGGAGCCTGCTGCCTGTGGCCGACCAACGTCTGGCCGGGCGTCTGGCGCTGTCCCTCGATGTGGGCGGAACCCTCGAATCGCCAGCGCTCAAGGGATTTGCGCGCCTGGACGAGGGCCGCTACGAAAACCTGCTTCTGGGCGTACTGCTCACGGGCATCAATCTGCGCCTCGACCTTGATGGAGGCCGCAACGGCGCTCCTGGTCTTGCCCGCCTCAACCTTGCCGCCGCCGACGGGCAGGGCGGAACGGCGCGGATAACAGGGCAGGCGCGCATTGACGGCAGTCACCTTGATTTCGTGGCCGACGTAAATCATCTGCGGCCCCTGCGCCGCCGTGACGTGCGCGTGGAGCTGTCCGCCCATGCCTCTGTAGGCGGCAGTGCGGCAGCGCCGGAGGTGCGCGGAACCCTCACCGTCAATCAGGGGCTGGTACTGCTTAATAATCTTGATGTCGCCAGCAGCATCACAACTCTGCCCATCAGCGAGGCTCCGCCCGCCTGGGCCAGGGGGGCAGCTGCCGTCCCGCCCGTCCCGTCCGCCTCAGCGTCCACAGCTCCGGGCGGGGCAAAAAAGCCTGCTGCGGTCGTGGCTCAGGCGGATCAGCCCGCGCAGGAGGCTTCGGCAACGGGCGGCAAGCCCGGCCTGCTTGACGTGCGCGTTGTCATGCCGGGCCGCTTTGTGGTCGAGGGTTTTGGGCTGAAAAGCGAATGGCGCGCCGATATGCACGTGGGCGGCACGCCCGCCGAGCCGCTCGTTTCGGGCCAGCTCAGCGCGGTCAAGGGCAGCCTTGACATTCTGGGCAAAAATTTCAAGCTGGCGCGCGGCGCTGTGACCTTTGGCGGCGGGGCCGTCTCCAACCCCCTGCTGGACATCATGCTCACAAGCCAGACCCCGGCGCTCACGGCCAACATCAGCATTGTGGGAACCGTGCGCAAGATGCAGCTTATCCTGAGCAGCGACCCGGAAATGCCGCGCGACGAAATTCTGGCCCAGATTCTTTTTGGCAAAAGCGCCAGCGAACTGGGGCGGCTGGAAAACCTGCGTCTGGCGGCCGCAGTGGCGCAGCTGGCCGGGTTTGGCACAGGCAACGGCGGCGGGGGCGTGCTCGACTCGGCGCGTCAGGCCCTTGGGGTTGACGTGCTGCGTCTCAATTCCACCGCGTCGGGCGCGGGGCAGCAGGGGCAGGGCGGCGAAAACATGGCCGCAGGCAGCGCAGTTGAGATGGGCAAGTACCTGACGGAAGATATTTATGTGGGCGTGCAGCAGGGCACCAGGCAGGGCAGCACCGCTTTTGTCATTCAGCTTGAGCTGACCCCCAGGGCCAACCTTGAGGTGCGCACCGAGCAGCAGAGCACCAAGGGCGGCCTGACCTGGAAGTATAGCTACTGA
- a CDS encoding autotransporter assembly complex protein TamA: MMSIHSATTALRPFCLAVLQLLAALALLACAGGCGLLARAPAEEPAQASAGLEGEWQGKPVPYKVRIRVHDGPEALAGQMKAASQLVQLTREPPDSLLALERRARADTASAASLLHSQGYYDGTASFEMDRDAEPVAVVLTLSPGRRYNLGRADVYYDPAPVVPQFFRNRQREVGFWGLETEPVPPPSFPSVLPGAAIGKPAVADDLLAAVNALPEALRRQGYPLAAVADTNYTLDREGGRLNADILVRPGPPALMGRIEVRGASEVSAEYVRRLAPWNTGEEPWNADMVEDYANTLRSLGLFRTVAAKPLEDQLAAGAGRDGAAVLPLEVTVAEAPFRSVGASARYDTDTGLGVEGMWEHRNLFGNGEKLTLTAPVATETQGLKAAFEKPAFLAREQKLLASGSTLHEHTSAYEKMAGSGSGDVERRLSRQWWGSAGLGGESGSIKDNEQDSKGYGFFGPRVGLRRDTRNNVLNPADGSELAVKLKPYTGFYGEAFNVMTGVVSASGYYAPFRKDGLPDDKLVLAGRVEAGGLAGAGLRTIPASLRYYTGGAGSVRGYAYQSLGPRDHKDEPLGGRSYQVVNLEARYKITDDFGIVPFLDGGMVYRDELPRVIGDMSWGTGLGFRYFTPIGPLRLDVGFPLQPIDGDPPVQIYVSIGQSF, encoded by the coding sequence ATGATGTCTATCCACAGCGCAACCACGGCGTTAAGGCCCTTTTGCCTTGCGGTGCTGCAGCTGCTTGCGGCTCTGGCCCTGCTTGCGTGCGCTGGCGGCTGCGGCCTGCTGGCCCGCGCTCCGGCGGAAGAACCCGCGCAGGCCTCAGCCGGTCTTGAGGGCGAGTGGCAGGGCAAACCGGTGCCCTACAAGGTGCGCATACGGGTGCATGACGGCCCGGAGGCGCTGGCCGGGCAGATGAAGGCCGCAAGCCAGCTGGTGCAGCTGACCAGGGAACCGCCCGACAGCCTGCTGGCGCTCGAAAGGCGTGCCCGCGCCGATACGGCCAGTGCCGCAAGCCTGCTGCATTCGCAGGGGTATTACGACGGCACGGCTTCGTTTGAAATGGACAGGGATGCCGAGCCCGTGGCTGTCGTGCTTACGCTCTCGCCAGGCAGGCGCTATAATCTGGGCCGGGCTGACGTGTACTACGACCCCGCGCCCGTTGTCCCGCAATTTTTTCGCAACCGTCAGCGCGAGGTAGGTTTTTGGGGGCTGGAGACAGAACCCGTGCCGCCGCCGTCGTTTCCATCTGTGCTGCCGGGCGCAGCCATCGGCAAGCCCGCAGTGGCCGATGATCTGCTGGCGGCGGTAAACGCCCTGCCCGAGGCCTTGCGGCGGCAGGGGTACCCTCTGGCCGCAGTGGCCGATACAAACTACACGCTTGACCGCGAGGGCGGCAGGCTTAATGCCGATATTCTGGTACGCCCCGGCCCGCCGGCGCTCATGGGGCGCATTGAGGTACGCGGGGCCAGTGAGGTAAGCGCCGAATACGTGCGGCGTCTGGCCCCCTGGAATACGGGCGAGGAACCCTGGAACGCCGACATGGTGGAGGATTACGCCAACACGCTGCGCTCCCTTGGCCTGTTCCGCACGGTGGCGGCCAAACCTCTTGAAGACCAGCTGGCCGCAGGCGCGGGCCGGGACGGCGCGGCGGTGCTGCCGCTGGAAGTGACCGTGGCCGAAGCCCCCTTTCGCTCCGTGGGGGCCAGCGCCCGTTACGACACCGATACTGGCCTTGGCGTGGAAGGCATGTGGGAACACCGCAATCTTTTTGGCAACGGCGAAAAGCTCACGCTCACCGCGCCTGTGGCCACGGAAACCCAGGGTCTCAAGGCGGCCTTTGAAAAACCGGCCTTTTTGGCCCGTGAACAAAAGCTGCTCGCGAGCGGCTCTACCCTGCACGAGCATACCAGCGCCTACGAAAAAATGGCGGGCAGCGGCAGCGGCGACGTGGAGCGGCGGCTTTCGCGCCAGTGGTGGGGCAGCGCCGGGCTTGGGGGAGAAAGCGGCTCCATCAAGGACAACGAGCAGGATTCCAAGGGTTATGGTTTTTTTGGCCCCAGAGTGGGCCTGCGGCGCGACACGCGCAACAACGTGCTCAATCCCGCCGACGGTTCGGAGCTGGCGGTAAAACTCAAACCCTATACCGGATTTTACGGCGAGGCCTTCAACGTCATGACCGGCGTGGTTTCGGCCAGCGGCTATTACGCGCCCTTTCGCAAGGACGGCCTGCCCGACGACAAGCTTGTGCTGGCGGGCAGGGTAGAGGCCGGGGGGCTTGCGGGCGCGGGGCTGCGCACCATCCCCGCCAGCTTGCGCTACTATACCGGCGGGGCCGGGTCGGTGCGGGGCTATGCCTATCAGTCGCTAGGCCCCCGCGACCACAAGGACGAACCGCTGGGCGGGCGCTCCTATCAGGTGGTCAACCTCGAGGCCCGCTACAAGATTACCGACGACTTCGGCATTGTGCCCTTTCTGGACGGCGGCATGGTCTACAGGGACGAGCTGCCGCGCGTCATCGGCGATATGAGCTGGGGCACGGGCCTGGGCTTTCGGTACTTTACGCCCATCGGGCCGCTGCGGCTTGACGTGGGCTTTCCCCTGCAGCCCATTGACGGCGATCCTCCGGTGCAGATTTACGTCAGCATAGGGCAGTCGTTTTGA
- a CDS encoding MOSC domain-containing protein — translation MGKIMAICTSQKKGTAKKAVDQANFIENHGIEGDAHAGKWHRQVSLLSWQAIEAFKARGALVANGCFGENLVVDGIDFAALPVGTRIACNDVLLEVSQIGKECHSHCQIFHTMGECIMPTQGVFAKVLHGGAVRTGDMMRVLPAAEDN, via the coding sequence ATGGGCAAGATTATGGCCATCTGCACCAGCCAGAAAAAAGGCACGGCCAAAAAGGCCGTGGACCAAGCCAATTTTATTGAAAATCACGGTATCGAGGGCGACGCGCACGCGGGCAAGTGGCATCGTCAGGTGAGCCTGCTTTCGTGGCAGGCCATTGAGGCTTTCAAGGCCAGAGGCGCGCTGGTCGCCAACGGCTGTTTTGGTGAAAACCTGGTGGTGGACGGCATTGATTTTGCCGCCCTGCCGGTGGGCACGCGCATTGCGTGCAACGATGTGCTGCTGGAAGTATCGCAGATCGGCAAGGAATGTCACAGCCATTGCCAGATATTCCATACCATGGGCGAATGCATCATGCCCACGCAAGGGGTGTTTGCCAAAGTGCTGCACGGCGGCGCTGTGCGCACAGGCGACATGATGCGGGTGTTGCCCGCCGCCGAGGACAACTAA
- a CDS encoding GNAT family N-acetyltransferase produces MSALYLPGVEVLWLAEVTPCQRSDAPAGSGLARPAGFMGCNGPQVEMLFVDPLYFRHGIGRALLARACAAHERLTLDVNEQNPQALAFYERLGFRVVGRSPLDGQGNPYPLLHMAWRRA; encoded by the coding sequence GTGAGCGCTTTGTACCTGCCCGGCGTGGAGGTTTTGTGGCTGGCGGAGGTCACGCCCTGCCAGCGGAGCGATGCTCCGGCGGGCTCAGGGCTTGCCCGGCCTGCGGGATTTATGGGCTGCAACGGCCCGCAGGTGGAAATGCTCTTTGTTGATCCGCTGTATTTTCGCCACGGCATCGGCAGGGCATTGCTGGCGCGTGCCTGTGCGGCGCATGAGCGGCTGACCCTTGACGTCAACGAGCAAAACCCGCAGGCGCTGGCCTTTTATGAGCGATTGGGGTTCAGGGTCGTGGGGCGTTCACCCCTGGACGGTCAGGGCAATCCATATCCGCTGTTGCACATGGCGTGGCGGCGGGCCTGA